A genomic region of Miscanthus floridulus cultivar M001 chromosome 3, ASM1932011v1, whole genome shotgun sequence contains the following coding sequences:
- the LOC136541776 gene encoding E3 ubiquitin-protein ligase UPL1-like isoform X3, whose product MKLKRRRAVEVPPNIKSFINSITTVPLENVELPLKNFAWEFDKGDFHHWVDLFNHFDSFFESYIKSRKDLHLEDNFLDVDPPFPREAVLQILRVSKLILENCTNRHFYIFFEQHLSALLASTDADIIEASLQTLMAFVDKSVGKSSIRSASLASKLFAFSQGWGGKEGGLGLIACSLPSVSDPVSTEFGSTLHFEFYRAADKSEKSQCLENENRLEVIHLSNVNTCKETDLEILDRLIKDYSVPQALRFPLLTRLRFARAFDTLTCRHQYICICLYAFIVLVQAGHDSEGLSTFLSNEPEFIDELLSLLSYEDEIPEKIRILGILSLVALCQDRSHQPTVLSLVTSGGHRGILPSLMQKAVDSIINGSMKWSIIFAEALLSLVSMLVSSTPGSLALQEAGFIPTILPLLKDTNTQHLHLVSTALHVIESFLDYHNPSSALFRDLGGLDDTIARLKIEVSQVVVVSKKFEQSHSNNKGKEVESCPPVQDILPSCSESLILYHRKNLMKVLLRTISLATYVPGSSARVDGSEENVLPPCLCKIFKRGKDFGGGVFSLAASVMSDLIHKDPTCYTVLDAAGLPQAFLDAIMGGVLYNSDAVSCIPQCLDALCLNNNGLQLVKDRNALRCFVKIFTSRSYLKALSGDTTGALSSGLDELMRHASSLRSSGVSMFIEILDTISKVGCGGDSISCKESYNSSAAVPMDTDVEVATTQSEGVPPEVGCSVKTVDAPLDALTSSSIELFLPECICNVARLLETVLQNTDTCRLFIEKKGIEAVLQLFKLPSIPVFVSIGQSISVAFKNFSPQHSVSLARAVCSFFRDHLKMTNELLGSISGTKLVDSEPTKQSALLKSLSTLEGLLSLANFLLKGTTIMVSELAFADAEILKELGKVYIEVTWQISLLSDSKVDKQEADQDDLAGDASISERDSDDDTNTAPFSRYTNPVSARASLSPWSMEQDFISTVRSAANMHRHGRHSLSRISGRLNGALDATNTDLDGPCFPAETSRSHDALKKSPDVVVSELLTKFGYTMRSFLSSLVKGSAARRRADSNLNPASRSLVTALAQIFLSALGFSGHSTAGFEMSLSVKCRYLGKVVEDMAVLTFDSRRRLCNSALVNSFYVNGTFKEVLTTFEATSQLLWTLPFSVLAAASDQGSSVSEKVSHNSWLLDTLQSYCKFLEYCVNSTFLLSPSSSHNQLLVQPIVTELSINLFPVPSDPESFARMLQSQVLDAVLPVWNHTMFPECSPALVTSLVSIMNNICSVVGDMKQSRSSVGVANQRVTSPPLDESAIATIVEMGFSRARAEESLRSVRTNSVEMATDWLFSHPEEFVQEDVQLAQALALSLGSSIETPKEDGSHKNDTAIAEEKSVFVLPLDDILTVSTKLFRSSDSTMAFPLTDLLVTLCNRNKGEYCKRVVLYLFEQLRCFSSDTTGDMGALYSVSHLLALLLSEDSGIREISAENGVISQVLNMLESLKSRTDQTDQTWNSISALLLILDNMLQFNPKLYMETMDGISKSISDASSADSKANPLPTAENGTEIIDSADDASANVFKKVLGKSTGYLNDQESQKALVFCCEFIKLCVPATVMQAVLQLSARLTKTHALAAHFFESGGLASLLNLPGTCIFPGFETLASAIVRHLIEDPKTLQSAMELEIRQSLSNRGSRTPRSFLTIMAPLISRDPVIFMKAVTSVCQLDYSGGRMNVVLLKDKEKDREKQKVPVTESGVPCNEPVRLIAEVKSVDTPNRCSRNHKKVPASLSQVIDQLLEIIMSYPSASKEHRFDGYSLLTPMDVDEPNMKGKSKVEDGQELDGDALSERSALLSKFAFVLKLMSEILLMYMHAVGIILRRDTEISQSRSCDQAAGHSGLLHHIFYLLLPLPSVKMADASDDWIGKLSERASWFLVALCCRSAEGRRRVVSEIVKAFNYFIASASNTSKGSLIPDRKVLAFSELVNSILSWNSQSNLPVLGCSPDIAKPMVDGGMVQSLSGLLKVIDLDHPDAGRVVNLILKALDSLTRTAYASNQVLKTDRFTNNRLPGSHEQTREADDTVIHEQTTDDTHHHTNDIIQSASQQAQELSHVGGNNNENLDQPAEQEMGVDLADNNTSNGNPPMRAVQFMREEAIEGNVMATSTDVGLAFSVQHQVDEMGVEDEDLGEEGEDEEDEDEDDEEIADEGAGLMSIADTDIEDQENNAIGDEYNDDLMDEEDDDFLENRVIEVRWRESLTGMDHHLRFSRGRADSSGFIDISSESFHGVGTDDSFNLHRSFGLERRRQSGSRSLLDRPRTDGNAFLHPLLVRPAQSREGTSLAWPSGGPSSRDFHTLSFGNSDIPLYMLDAGFPPETAPAVFGERVAGNHAAAVAQAVEGHFVSQLTVASNSNNAPQVQPEQTGNAVNAQLALPDTGNTEPVATDPLSQPVGSHQPVCTVNQGLAPANDVLCPTDVHVNQQLVGSVYDNRVEEAVRQTAPDDPNTIPQSDEMICIADTQLDGHPERDSLSGNESYGHIMQNEIEAPQQVHLGNDPREAPSDLESSCHALVTSATAAPELSDAHVDSAAVDADVDMNSVDIAENEVENSAPADGNDLSSRRHEEAELQTEQPNANNEASSANEIDPTFLEALPEDLRAEVLASQQNRSAPAASYTPPAAEEIDPEFLAALPPDIQAEVLAQQRAQRIAHSQPVGQPVDMDNASIIATFPPDLREEVLLTSSEAVLSALPSALLAEAQMLRDRELSRYRARGSLFGGSYRLGGRRLPTDNQTIIDRAVGVTVGRRVISTKPGGSKGKDVEGTPLLDSEALRALIRLLQLAPPLSKGLLQRLMFNLCAHSVTRVTLVGHLLNMIKPESEGLSVSDCMATYRLHGCQWNIVYAQPYSANGLPPLVTRRLLEILTYLASNHPSVADLLIHFNPSASSNCLTLQHNKETSQKSSTLNMLQPSSEGYTPILLFLKLLNKPLFLRSRVYLEQVMCLLEVVVNNAASQIDCPPHSAQITNSSDIELVDGTPSQTQVEPSTLEQGHIPDNNQSRDVDVPPSCAKQNDNVHEILTQLPDAELHNLCNILALEGLPDKVYSLAAEVVKQLTSVAASHRKFFSIELAGVAQSLSSSAVEELVTLKNTQMLGLSTCSMAGAAILRVLQVLSTLTSGVMDSRYEKDLRQEEQSILWDLNVGLEPLWQELSDCISATEAKFVHNSSLASHAPLMDALEVGASSSGSSSLPPGTQRLLPFIESFFVLCEKLQTNQPVTQSDYSVTAPEVKESAGSSSSPSLKTGGICNVSFIRVAEKHRRLLNVFIRQNPSLLEKSLSMMLKVPRLIDFDNKRAYFRSRIRQQHDQLLSAPLRISVRRAYVLEDSYNQLRLRRTQDLKGRLTVQFQGEEGIDAGGLTREWYQLLSRVIFDKGALLFTTVGNNATFQPNPNSVFQTEHLSYFKFVGRVVAKALFDGQLLDVHFTRSFYKHILGAKVTYHDIEAIDPDYYKNLKWMLENDVSDLPDLTFSMDPDEEKHILYEKTEVTDYELKPGGRNIRVTEETKQEYVDLVAEHILTTAIRPQINGFLEGFTELVPRDLISLFNDKELELLISGLPEIDLDDLKVNTEYIGYSAASPVIQWFWEVVKAFSKEDMARLLQFVTGTSKVPLEGFKALQGISGPQRFQIHKAYGAPDRLPSAHTCFNQLDLPEYTSKEQLEERLLLAIHEASEGFGFG is encoded by the exons ATGAAGCTCAAGCGGCGACGCGCGGTAGAAGTG CCTCCAAATATAAAATCTTTCATCAACAGTATTACCACCGTTCCTCTTGAGAATGTAGAATTGCCGCTGAAGAATTTTGCATGGGAATTCGACAAG GGGGATTTCCATCACTGGGTGGACCTTTTCAATCactttgattctttctttgagaGTTATATCAAATCAAGGAAAGATTTGCATCTTGAAGATAATTTTCTTGATGTGGATCCCCCATTTCCTCGAGAAGCAGTCCTTCAAATTCTCCGAGTATCAAAACTAATATTGGAAAATTGTACAAATAGACACTTCTATATTTTTTTTGAG CAGCATCTGTCTGCCCTTTTAGCATCTACAGATGCGGATATTATTGAAGCAAGCTTGCAGACATTAATGGCTTTTGTGGACAAGTCAGTTGGGAAAAGCTCAATACGCAGTGCGTCTCTCGCTTCAAAGTTATTTGCCTTCTCTCAAGGTTGGGGTGGAAAAGAAGGTGGCCTTGGATTAATAGCATGTTCTCTGCCCAGTGTATCTGATCCAGTTTCCACTGAGTTTGGCTCCACTCTCCATTTTGAGTTCTATCGTGCTGCTGATAAATCAGAAAAATCCCAGTGTCTAGAGAATGAGAACAGGTTGGAAGTAATTCATTTATCGAATGTCAATACTTGCAAGGAGACAGATCTTGAAATACTAGACAGATTAATCAAGGATTACAGTGTGCCACAAGCTTTAAGGTTCCCTCTTCTTACAAGACTGAGATTTGCAAGGGCATTTGACACTTTAACATGTCGACACCAGTATATCTGTATCTGCCTGTATGCCTTTATTGTTCTTGTCCAAGCAGGCCATGATTCGGAAGGTCTATCAACATTTTTGAGCAACGAACCAGAATTCATTGATGAGCTGTTATCACTGCTTAGCTATGAGGATGAGATACCAGAAAAAATTAGGATACTGGGAATCCTTTCATTAGTTGCACTGTGCCAAGATCGATCTCACCAGCCTACTGTATTGTCCTTAGTAACTTCTGGTGGTCATCGTGGTATCCTTCCTAGTCTCATGCAGAAGGCAGTGGACTCTATCATCAATGGTTCTATGAAATGGTCCATAATATTTGCCGAAGCACTTCTCTCGCTTGTATCAATGCTGGTATCATCAACACCAGGTTCTCTAGCTCTACAAGAAGCAGGCTTTATACCCACTATTTTGCCTCTTCTCAAAGACACAAACACACAGCATTTACATCTAGTTAGTACAGCACTGCATGTCATTGAGAGCTTCCTGGATTATCACAATCCTTCTTCAGCATTGTTCAGAGATCTAGGTGGACTAGATGACACTATTGCTCGTCTTAAGATAGAAGTATCTCAAGTTGTGGTTGTTTCAAAAAAATTTGAACAGTCTCATTCTAACAATAAAGGAAAAGAGGTTGAAAGCTGTCCACCTGTGCAAGATATACTGCCTTCATGTTCTGAATCCTTGATTTTGTATCATAGGAAGAACTTAATGAAAGTTTTACTACGTACAATATCTCTGGCAACATATGTGCCTGGTAGTTCTGCTCGTGTTGATGGTTCAGAAGAGAATGTGTTACCCCCATGTTTATGTAAGATTTTTAAGAGAGGCAAGGACTTTGGTGGTGGTGTTTTCTCACTTGCTGCAAGTGTTATGAGTGATCTCATACATAAAGATCCAACATGCTATACTGTTCTTGATGCAGCTGGTTTGCCACAAGCATTTCTTGATGCCATAATGGGTGGTGTACTTTATAACTCTGATGCAGTCTCATGTATACCACAGTGTTTGGATGCATTGTGCCTGAACAATAATGGTCTTCAATTGGTAAAGGACCGCAATGCTTTAAGATGTTTTGTGAAAATCTTTACCTCTAGATCATATCTGAAAGCTCTTAGTGGTGACACAACGGGGGCCTTATCAAGTGGACTTGATGAATTAATGCGTCATGCATCATCATTACGATCCTCTGGAGTTAGCATGTTTATTGAAATCTTGGACACTATTTCTAAAGTAGGGTGTGGTGGAGACTCTATTTCCTGTAAGGAATCTTATAATTCTTCTGCAGCTGTTCCCATGGATACTGATGTGGAGGTAGCTACAACACAGAGTGAGGGTGTACCTCCTGAGGTAGGATGCTCAGTCAAAACAGTTGATGCTCCTCTAGATGCTTTGACATCATCATCCATTGAGTTATTTCTTCCTGAGTGCATATGCAATGTTGCTCGTCTCCTTGAAACTGTTCTGCAAAATACTGATACATGTAGGCTATTTATTGAGAAAAAAGGCATTGAAGCTGTACTTCAACTCTTTAAGTTGCCATCAATACCTGTATTTGtttcaattggtcagagtatttCTGTTGCATTCAAGAACTTCTCACCTCAGCATTCTGTTTCTCTTGCACGAGCAGTGTGCTCATTCTTTAGAGACCACCTTAAAATGACCAATGAATTGTTGGGTTCGATCTCTGGAACTAAGCTGGTTGATAGCGAACCTACAAAGCAATCAGCTCTTCTGAAGTCACTTTCTACCCTTGAAGGGCTTTTGTCTCTTGCAAATTTTCTCCtgaagggaactaccattatgGTCTCAGAACTGGCTTTTGCTGATGCTGAGATATTGAAGGAATTGGGGAAGGTTTATATTGAAGTCACATGGCAGATATCTTTACTCAGTGATTCTAAGGTGGATAAGCAAGAGGCAGATCAAGATGATTTGGCTGGGGATGCTTCAATTTCTGAAAGGGATAGTGACGATGACACAAATACAGCACCATTTTCAAGATATACGAATCCTGTTTCAGCAAGGGCTTCTTTATCACCCTGGAGCATGGAGCAAGATTTTATTTCAACTGTGCGATCCGCTGCCAATATGCACCGCCATGGCCGACACTCATTATCCAGGATAAGTGGGCGCCTAAATGGAGCGTTGGATGCAACAAATACTGATTTGGATGGTCCTTGTTTTCCAGCAGAGACATCAAGGAGTCATGATGCTCTAAAGAAAAGCCCTGATGTTGTTGTTTCTGAACTTCTGACGAAATTTGGCTATACCATGCGTTCCTTCCTTTCTAGCCTTGTCAAAGGATCAGCGGCTCGGCGTCGGGCTGACTCTAACCTTAACCCAGCTTCGAGAAGTCTGGTGACTGCACTAGCGCAAATTTTCCTTAGTGCTCTTGGTTTCTCTGGACATTCTACTGCAGGTTTTGAGATGTCTTTATCTGTGAAATGCCGTTACCTTGGAAAGGTTGTGGAAGACATGGCTGTGCTTACATTTGACAGCAGACGTCGCTTATGCAATTCTGCACTCGTTAATAGCTTCTATGTGAACGGAACATTCAAGGAAGTTCTAACGACCTTTGAAGCCACCAGTCAGCTACTATGGACACTTCCTTTCTCTGTCTTGGCTGCTGCCTCAGATCAAGGTTCCTCTGTTAGTGAGAAGGTGTCTCACAATTCCTGGCTGCTGGATACATTACAGAGTTACTGTAAATTTCTAGAATATTGTGTGAACTCTACATTCTTATTGTCTCCATCCTCCTCTCATAATCAGCTTCTTGTCCAGCCTATTGTAACTGAGCTGTCAATTAATCTATTCCCTGTGCCTTCAGATCCAGAATCATTTGCTCGCATGCTCCAATCTCAAGTTCTTGATGCAGTTCTTCCTGTTTGGAATCATACAATGTTTCCTGAGTGCAGCCCAGCTCTTGTTACCTCCCTGGTGTCAATTATGAACAATATATGCTCTGTTGTTGGAGATATGAAGCAAAGCCGCAGTAGTGTTGGAGTTGCCAACCAGCGTGTTACTAGCCCCCCTCTTGATGAATCTGCTATTGCTACAATTGTTGAAATGGGATTTTCAAGGGCTAGGGCCGAAGAATCTCTTAGAAGCGTCAGAACTAACAGCGTGGAGATGGCAACAGATTGGTTATTCAGCCATCCAGAAGAATTTGTTCAGGAAGATGTGCAGCTAGCACAAGCGTTAGCTTTGTCGCTTGGAAGCTCCATTGAAACACCCAAGGAGGATGGGAGCCATAAGAATGATACAGCCATTGCTGAAGAAAAAAGTGTATTTGTGCTCCCTTTGGATGACATCCTTACTGTATCAACAAAGCTTTTCCGCTCTAGTGATTCCACCATGGCTTTCCCATTGACTGACCTTCTAGTGACACTATGCAACCGGAATAAGGGTGAATACTGCAAGCGAGTAGTACTGTATCTTTTTGAGCAACTAAGATGTTTTTCGTCAGATACCACGGGTGATATGGGCGCTTTGTATTCTGTTTCTCATTTGTTGGCTTTGCTTCTGAGTGAAGACAGTGGCATACGTGAAATTAGTGCCGAAAATGGTGTCATCTCCCAAGTTCTTAACATGTTAGAAAGTCTTAAATCAAGGACAGACCAGACAGATCAGACTTGGAATTCTATCAGTGCTCTGTTGCTTATATTGGATAACATGCTACAATTTAATCCAAAACTCTATATGGAAACAATGGATGGTATATCCAAGTCAATTTCTGATGCATCCAGTGCTGACAGTAAGGCAAATCCATTACCAACTGCAGAAAATGGAACTGAAATTATTGATTCAGCAGATGATGCAAGTGCTAATGTCTTTAAAAAGGTTTTGGGGAAATCTACTGGCTATTTGAATGATCAAGAGAGCCAAAAGGCACTGGTTTTCTGCTGTGAATTCATTAAGCTATGTGTGCCTGCAACAGTTATGCAAGCTGTGCTTCAGCTCAGTGCTCGCTTGACAAAAACACATGCTCTTGCTGCCCACTTCTTTGAAAGTGGTGGGTTAGCATCTCTTTTAAATCTCCCAGGCACTTGCATCTTTCCTGGCTTTGAGACCTTAGCATCTGCCATTGTGCGCCACCTCATTGAGGATCCCAAGACCTTGCAGAGTGCCATGGAATTGGAGATACGACAGTCATTAAGTAACCGTGGGAGTCGTACTCCTCGCTCATTTCTGACAATTATGGCACCACTGATATCTAGAGATCCTGTGATCTTCATGAAGGCTGTAACTTCAGTCTGCCAATTGGATTATTCAGGAGGGAGAATGAATGTAGTGTTGTTGAAGGACAAGGAGAAAGACAGGGAGAAACAGAAAGTTCCTGTAACAGAAAGTGGTGTGCCATGTAATGAGCCTGTTCGGTTGATTGCTGAGGTTAAATCAGTTGATACACCAAACAGATGTTCACGGAACCACAAAAAGGTTCCTGCTAGTCTTTCTCAAGTGATTGATCAGCTTCTTGAGATCATTATGAGCTATCCATCTGCAAGCAAAGAACATCGGTTTGATGGTTACTCCCTGTTGACTCCAATGGATGTTGATGAACCAAATATGAAGGGcaaatctaaagttgaagatggcCAAGAGCTGGATGGTGATGCCCTCTCTGAGAGATCTGCCTTGCTGTCAAAGTTTGCATTTGTCCTTAAGTTGATGAGTGAAATACTCCTCATGTATATGCATGCAGTAGGGATAATTCTGAGACGGGATACAGAGATATCACAGTCACGAAGTTGCGATCAAGCTGCTGGACACAGTGGTTTACTGCATCATATATTCTATCTGTTACTTCCTCTACCTTCGGTCAAAATGGCTGATGCCTCAGATGATTGGATTGGTAAGTTGTCTGAGAGAGCTTCCTGGTTCTTGGTAGCTTTATGCTGCAGATCTGCTGAAGGTCGTAGAAGGGTTGTTTCTGAAATTGTAAAGGCATTTAACTATTTCATTGCTTCAGCAAGCAACACCTCGAAAGGATCTTTAATACCTGACAGAAAAGTTTTGGCTTTCTCTGAGCTTGTGAATTCCATATTGTCGTGGAATAGTCAGAGCAACTTGCCTGTTCTTGGTTGCTCACCTGATATTGCAAAACCTATGGTAGATGGTGGAATGGTGCAATCTCTTTCTGGTTTGCTGAAAGTAATTGATCTTGACCACCCAGATGCTGGAAGGGTTGTCAACCTGATATTGAAGGCTTTGGATAGCCTCACTAGGACTGCTTATGCCAGCAATCAAGTCCTCAAGACAGATCGATTTACCAATAACAGATTACCAGGGTCACATGAACAAACACGTGAAGCTGATGACACTGTAATCCATGAACAAACTACAGATGACACACATCATCATACTAATGACATCATCCAATCTGCAAGTCAGCAAGCTCAAGAACTGTCTCATGTCGGTGGGAACAATAATGAAAACCTTGACCAACCCGCTGAACAAGAAATGGGAGTTGATCTAGCCGACAATAATACTTCTAATGGCAATCCTCCAATGAGAGCTGTGCAGTTCATGCGAGAAGAAGCTATTGAAGGTAATGTAATGGCTACTAGTACTGATGTTGGTTTGGCTTTCTCAGTGCAACATCAAGTTGATGAAATGGGTGTGGAAGATGAGGATCTTGGGGAGGAAGGTGAggatgaagaagatgaggatgaagatgatgaggaaATAGCAGATGAGGGAGCTGGTTTGATGTCCATAGCTGACACAGATATCGAGGACCAGGAGAACAATGCAATTGGTGATGAATACAATGATGACCTTatggatgaagaagatgatgacttTCTTGAGAACCGTGTTATAGAAGTAAGATGGAGGGAGAGCTTAACTGGAATGGATCATCATCTGCGATTTTCCAGGGGTCGTGCAGACTCCAGTGGTTTTATTGATATATCTTCTGAGTCATTTCATGGTGTGGGGACAGATGATTCATTTAACCTGCATCGTTCATTTGGTCTTGAGCGGCGGCGCCAAAGCGGAAGTAGGTCACTTCTTGATCGACCAAGGACTGATGGGAATGCCTTTCTTCATCCACTGCTTGTCAGGCCAGCACAATCTAGGGAGGGAACTAGTTTAGCGTGGCCCTCTGGAGGACCCTCCTCAAGAGATTTTCACACGCTGTCTTTTGGGAATTCAGACATCCCCTTATACATGTTAGATGCTGGCTTTCCACCAGAAACTGCTCCCGCCGTGTTTGGTGAACGTGTT GCAGGTAATCATGCAGCTGCTGTTGCTCAGGCAGTTGAGGGTCATTTTGTGTCACAGTTAACTGTGGCTAGTAATTCAAATAATGCTCCTCAGGTGCAGCCTGAACAGACTGGCAATGCTGTGAATGCACAATTAGCGTTACCAGATACAGGAAATACTGAACCTGTAGCAACCGATCCTCTTTCTCAACCTGTTGGCAGCCATCAGCCAGTTTGTACTGTTAACCAAGGACTTGCTCCTGCTAATGATGTCCTCTGTCCTACAGATGTGCACGTAAATCAGCAGCTTGTTGGTTCCGTTTATGATAATCGTGTTGAAGAAGCGGTGCGGCAAACAGCACCTGATGATCCTAACACTATACCTCAGAGTGATGAAATGATCTGTATTGCTGATACACAGCTCGATGGTCATCCTGAAAGAGATTCCTTGTCTGGTAATGAAAGTTATGGTCATATTATGCAAAATGAGATTGAAGCACCTCAACAAGTTCACTTGGGTAATGATCCTAGGGAAGCCCCATCTGATctggagtcaagctgccatgcaCTTGTCACTTCTGCAACTGCTGCTCCTGAGCTGAGTGATGCTCATGTGGATTCTGCAGCAGTGGATGCTGATGTTGACATGAATAgtgttgatattgctgaaaatgaAGTTGAGAACTCAGCTCCTGCTGATGGCAATGATTTGTCTTCTAGGAGGCATGAAGAAGCTGAGCTTCAGACAGAGCAACCTAATGCTAATAATGAGGCCTCCAGTGCTAATGAAATTGATCCCACATTTCTTGAAGCATTGCCTGAGGATCTTCGTGCCGAAGTCCTTGCTTCTCAGCAGAACCGTTCTGCCCCAGCTGCTTCCTATACTCCCCCAGCTGCAGAAGAAATAGATCCTGAGTTTTTGGCTGCTCTTCCACCAGATATACAGGCTGAGGTTCTAGCCCAGCAGCGAGCACAGAGGATTGCCCACTCTCAACCAGTTGGGCAGCCAGTAGATATGGATAATGCTTCGATTATAGCAACTTTCCCTCCTGATTTACGTGAAGAG GTGCTTTTGACCTCATCCGAAGCTGTTCTGTCTGCGCTTCCTTCAGCTTTACTTGCTGAAGCTCAAATGCTACGGGACAGAGAGTTGAGTCGCTATCGTGCTAGAGGGAGCCTTTTTGGTGGAAGCTACAGGCTTGGAGGGAGGAGGCTGCCAACTGATAATCAGACAATTATAGACAGAGCTGTTGGTGTTACTGTGGGTAGAAGGGTTATTTCTACTAAACCAGGTGGTTCAAAGGGTAAAGATGTGGAGGGGACCCCGCTTCTGGACTCAGAAGCTCTGCGGGCACTTATTCGCCTTCTGCAGCTTGCTCCG CCACTCAGCAAAGGCcttcttcaaaggcttatgttCAATTTATGCGCACATAGTGTCACACGTGTTACCTTGGTTGGCCATCTGCTCAACATGATTAAACCTGAATCTGAGGGGCTTAGCGTATCTGATTGCATGGCTACATATAGATTACATGGATGTCAGTGGAACATTGTTTACGCACAACCTTACTCTGCAAATG GTCTACCTCCACTTGTAACACGGCGACTTCTTGAAATCCTGACATATCTTGCTTCTAACCATCCATCTGTTGCGGATCTTTTGATCCATTTCAATCCTTCAGCTAGTTCAAACTGTTTGACATTACAGCACAATAAAGAGACATCTCAAAAAAGTTCAACGCTGAACATGCTGCAACCATCTTCAGAGGGTTATACACCTATTCTATTGTTTCTTAAGCTTCTAAATAAACCCTTATTTCTGCGGAGTCGCGTATATCTTGAGCAG GTGATGTGTTTGCTGGAAGTAGTTGTTAACAATGCTGCATCCCAAATTGATTGTCCACCTCACTCTGCACAGATAACTAACAGTTCAGATATTGAATTAGTTGATGGGACACCATCTCAAACACAGGTGGAACCATCTACTCTGGAACAAGGTCATATCCCGGATAATAACCAAAGCAGAGATGTTGATGTCCCACCATCTTGTGCTAAACAGAATGATAATGTGCATGAAATCCTTACTCAGCTTCCTGATGCTGAGTTACATAATCTATGCAATATTCTTGCACTTGAGGG TCTTCCAGATAAAGTGTACTCACTTGCTGCGGAGGTGGTGAAACAATTGACTAGTGTTGCAGCATCGCATCGGAAATTCTTTTCCATTGAGTTAGCTGGTGTTGCTCAGAGTTTAAGTTCTTCAGCAGTTGAGGAGCTTGTAACACTGAAGAACACTCAAATGCTTGGGCTCAGTACTTGCTCTATGGCTGGAGCTGCGATCTTGCGGGTACTGCAAGTCCTATCTACACTGACTTCGGGTGTGATGGATAGTAGATATGAAAAAGATTTACGACAGGAAGAGCAGTCTATTTTGTGGGATCTGAATGTCGGTCTTGAACCTTTGTGGCAAGAGTTAAGTGATTGTATAAGTGCCACAGAGGCAAAATTTGTACACAATTCATCACTCGCTTCCCATGCCCCATTGATGGATGCTTTAGAAGTTGGTGCTTCATCCTCTGGTTCATCATCGCTTCCTCCAGGCACTCAACGCTTGTTGCCGTTCATAGAATCATTCTTTGTCCTATGCGAGAAGCTTCAAACAAATCAACCAGTTACACAATCAGATTACAGTGTTACTGCCCCCGAAGTAAAAGAATCTGCTGGAAGTTCATCTTCACCATCACTGAAGACTGGTGGGATCTGCAATGTTTCTTTTATAAGGGTTGCAGAAAAGCATCGACGGCTACTCAATGTTTTCATTCGACAAAATCCAAGCTTACTGGAGAAGTCACTTTCTATGATGTTGAAAGTGCCAAGGCTGATAGATTTTGACAACAAACGTGCTTACTTCCGGTCGCGGATCAGACAGCAGCATGATCAGCTTCTTTCAGCTCCTCTACGCATTAGTGTTCGCAGGGCTTATGTTTTGGAGGACTCATATAATCAGTTGAGATTACGTCGTACCCAGGATCTCAAAGGTCGCTTGACTGTGCAATTTCAAGGGGAAGAGGGCATAGATGCTGGAGGACTAACTAGGGAATGGTACCAACTGCTCTCTAGAGTTATTTTTGACAAAGGAGCTCTTCTCTTCACTACAGTTGGAAACAACGCGACTTTCCAGCCTAATCCTAACTCTGTTTTTCAAACGGAGCACCTTTCTTACTTCAAGTTTGTTGGTCGAGTG GTTGCTAAAGCATTATTTGATGGCCAATTGTTGGATGTCCACTTTACCCGTTCATTTTACAAACATATCTTAGGTGCTAAAGTAACATATCATGATATAGAGGCTATTGATCCTGATTACTACAAGAATTTGAAGTGGATGCTGGAG AATGATGTAAGTGACCTTCCCGATTTAACATTCAGCATGGATCCTGATGAGGAAAAGCATATTCTCTACGAGaagactgag GTTACGGATTATGAGCTAAAACCGGGTGGAAGAAACATCAGGGTTACTGAGGAAACAAAGCAAGAATATGTTGACCTTGTAGCGGAACATATACTGACCACTGCAATTCGTCCTCAAATTAATGGTTTCCTTGAAGGCTTCACAGAGTTAGTTCCAAGGGATCTAATATCGCTATTCAATGATAAAGAACTTGAGCTGCTGATCAGTGGTCTTCCTGAAATTGACC TGGATGATCTGAAGGTTAACACGGAATATATAGGATATTCAGCTGCATCTCCTGTCATCCAGTGGTTCTGGGAAGTTGTTAAAGCATTCAGCAAGGAAGACATGGCGAGACTACTGCAGTTTGTTACCGGAACATCTAAG GTACCATTGGAGGGTTTCAAAGCGCTACAAGGTATTTCTGGCCCCCAGAGATTTCAGATTCACAAGGCGTATGGAGCTCCAGACCGACTTCCATCTGCTCATACCTG CTTTAATCAGTTGGATTTACCGGAATATACCTCAAAGGAGCAATTAGAAGAACGACTGCTGCTTGCCATTCATGAAGCTAGTGAAGGTTTCGGCTTTGGTTGA